One Candidatus Tanganyikabacteria bacterium genomic region harbors:
- a CDS encoding CehA/McbA family metallohydrolase has translation MVKKIVSAVAVLALCACGGPAGAGVRMPLVAHHDDHATLDLKAADRLDDAAPVAVIPRIAPTAGRQGEWLLVGNHLHTKFSVTDGKQTLAELIARVKDKGLDGMILTDHNSMRGAETEEFKSAPVVMVKGMEFGAWREKGETVVGHAALIGLEGNDPLPTYASLEQMLALAKGRKAYVIANHPFNKGNAWLNPTLQPEVDAVEIWNGWWALVNPIMPNNDAKTWWDAHLAKGRRVTAVGGSDSHGQVYDDPSRGSNLIFARDRSPEAVLEGLKKGHVSIVAHSRSPRMILEADPARDGSWTFIQGDEVAVSQAGPVPMRVRVVGAKGLTVELFGKAGRLGAIKVDSQDAVVKFDAVGVPGVADYVRAELKKHPGKWWSLSALTNPIYLK, from the coding sequence ATGGTCAAGAAAATCGTAAGTGCGGTTGCGGTCCTGGCCCTCTGCGCATGCGGAGGGCCGGCGGGCGCCGGGGTGCGGATGCCCCTGGTGGCGCACCACGACGACCATGCCACGCTCGATCTCAAGGCCGCCGATCGGCTCGACGACGCCGCCCCCGTGGCCGTGATCCCCAGGATCGCCCCGACGGCCGGCCGCCAGGGCGAGTGGCTCCTGGTCGGCAACCACCTCCACACCAAGTTTTCGGTCACCGACGGCAAGCAGACCCTCGCCGAACTGATCGCCCGGGTCAAGGACAAGGGCCTGGACGGGATGATCCTGACCGACCACAACTCGATGCGGGGCGCCGAGACCGAGGAGTTCAAGAGCGCCCCGGTCGTGATGGTCAAGGGCATGGAGTTCGGCGCCTGGCGGGAGAAGGGCGAGACCGTGGTGGGCCACGCCGCGCTGATCGGCCTGGAAGGCAACGATCCGCTCCCGACCTACGCGTCGCTCGAGCAGATGCTCGCCCTGGCCAAGGGCCGCAAGGCCTACGTGATCGCCAACCATCCCTTCAACAAGGGCAACGCCTGGCTCAATCCCACGCTGCAACCGGAAGTGGACGCCGTCGAGATCTGGAACGGCTGGTGGGCGCTGGTCAACCCGATCATGCCAAACAACGACGCCAAGACCTGGTGGGACGCCCACCTGGCCAAGGGGCGGCGGGTGACCGCCGTCGGCGGCTCGGATTCCCACGGCCAGGTCTACGACGATCCCTCCCGCGGATCCAACCTGATCTTCGCCCGCGACCGCTCGCCGGAAGCCGTCCTGGAGGGCCTGAAGAAGGGCCACGTCTCGATCGTGGCGCATTCGCGCTCTCCCCGGATGATCCTCGAGGCCGACCCGGCTCGCGACGGCTCCTGGACGTTCATCCAGGGTGACGAGGTCGCGGTCTCGCAAGCCGGCCCCGTGCCGATGCGGGTCCGCGTCGTGGGCGCCAAGGGGCTCACGGTCGAACTCTTCGGCAAGGCCGGGCGCCTCGGCGCGATCAAGGTCGATTCGCAAGACGCGGTCGTCAAGTTCGACGCCGTCGGCGTGCCCGGTGTGGCAGACTATGTGCGGGCCGAACTCAAGAAGCACCCGGGCAAGTGGTGGTCCCTCTCGGCCCTGACCAACCCGATCTACCTGAAATAG